The Streptomyces capitiformicae genome contains the following window.
AGCGTCCCGCGGATGGCGGGATCATGGCCGGGATCTGTGGAGTACTCGGCGGTTGTGGATATCGGCGTCACCCGGGGCCTCGTGGGTCCCGTACACTTCTGATGGCGATCCGGGTCACCGGGTCGACTTCGCACGCCCCGGTACGAGGCCCTTCCGTGGTCCGTATCAGCGCCCCTCGGTCCTTTGCGGCAACGGCGCATCGCGGGCGTCAGGCGCGGGAGCCGTCCGGTTCTCGCGGCACAACCGAGAAATTCAAGGAGAACGGCCATGGCCGTCGTCACGATGCGGGAGCTGCTGGAGAGCGGCGTCCACTTCGGTCACCAGACCCGTCGCTGGAACCCGAAGATGAAGCGCTTCATCTTCACCGAGCGCAACGGCATCTACATCATCGACCTGCTCCAGTCGCTGTCGTACATCGACCGCGCCTACGAGTTCGTCAAGGAGACCGTCGCCCACGGCGGCACGGTCATGTTCGTCGGCACGAAGAAGCAGGCGCAGGAGGCCATCGCCGAGCAGGCCACCCGCGTCGGCATGCCCTACGTCAACCAGCGCTGGCTGGGCGGCATGCTCACCAACTTCTCGACCGTCTACAAGCGTCTGCAGCGCCTCAAGGAGCTCGAGCAGATCGACTTCGAGGACGTGGCCGCCTCCGGCCTCACCAAGAAGGAGCTGCTGGTCCTCTCCCGCGAGAAGGCCAAGCTGGAGAAGACCCTCGGCGGTATCCGCGAGATGCAGAAGGTGCCCAGCGCCGTCTGGATCGTGGACACCAAGAAGGAGCACATCGCGGTCGGCGAGGCCCGGAAGCTCAACATCCCGGTCGTCGCCATCCTCGACACCAACTGCGACCCCGACGAGGTCGACTACAAGATCCCGGGCAACGACGACGCGATCCGCTCCGTCACCCTGCTC
Protein-coding sequences here:
- the rpsB gene encoding 30S ribosomal protein S2 codes for the protein MAVVTMRELLESGVHFGHQTRRWNPKMKRFIFTERNGIYIIDLLQSLSYIDRAYEFVKETVAHGGTVMFVGTKKQAQEAIAEQATRVGMPYVNQRWLGGMLTNFSTVYKRLQRLKELEQIDFEDVAASGLTKKELLVLSREKAKLEKTLGGIREMQKVPSAVWIVDTKKEHIAVGEARKLNIPVVAILDTNCDPDEVDYKIPGNDDAIRSVTLLTRVIADAVAEGLIARSGVATGEKGEKAAGEPLAEWERDLLEGEKKADEAEKPAEAAAEAPAAEAPAAEAPAAEAPAADAEQA